One region of Choristoneura fumiferana chromosome 3, NRCan_CFum_1, whole genome shotgun sequence genomic DNA includes:
- the LOC141426467 gene encoding uncharacterized protein isoform X1 codes for MGRGRDRSRDRRRSRSRSRSRSRSRSPRYGLGSGGGGGYGGGGGYGGGGGYGGGGGGGRRNNPGANLRKPKWDLNRLKPFKKDFYVPHNDVENRSESEVEAWRSENEITLKGRNIPKPTLTFDEAGFPDYVMDEIDKMGFSKPTPIQAQGWPIALSGCDMVGIASTGSGKTLSYILPAIVHINNQPKSSRGDGPIALVLAPTRELAQQIQEVCDKFANTSKIHNTCLFGGAPKGPQARDLDAGVEIVIATPGRLLDFLESARTNLKRCTYLVLDEADRMLDMGFEPQIRKIIEQIRPDRQTLMWSATWPREVQTLASEFLKDYLQINVGSLSLAANHNILQIIDVCMEYEKETKLSTLLKEIMAEKENKTIIFIETKRRVDDITRKMKRDGWPAVCIHGDKSQSERDWVLQDFRSGKAPILVATDVAARGLDVDDVKFVINFDYPSNSEDYVHRIGRTGRTNKTGTAYTFFTPSNAAKAGDLVSVLKEAKQVVNPKLQELAERGGGGGRRHRGRGGRYRRGGRRSRSRTRSRSRDRRRRSRSRSRDRRRRRHSSSRSSRSKSSRSSRSRSRSRSRSRSRSRSGKCSPHKDAAGAGPQPAPQALLPTPKPLLPTPIGPQLPPQQAEKPNSKGPSTPPVRKNESQTTSEFMNANNGNAEYMQQMQMQSNQVPPLMGINPMNMCLPPMNGQGFVMPPFFPPEQYGMMMSQFPPGSMLPGNWGAPPPPPPPPPPSNGPSAGSAYDNFNYAQRGSGESNLESDSRKRAGRKGGPVSLESLGARTAPGSEPLGARPGAGGLGSGGGLGSDGAGEARARGGRDRPRRRGRGRDNDDYNSESSGFGGLGSADADYAGSGGLGGGPGPDLGYGHASGGLEVPHGSLLPRMLPQNGGEFIGPQANFTAFGSYGQKSNRRQQNNQNSDTYNEGGYNNSLEYGPQSMGPGRPPGFGMLQNQNGASNALAGGSMGYNNDRQRNRQRR; via the exons ATGGGCCGAGGAAG GGATCGTAGTCGTGACAGGCGTCGCTCTAGATCTAGAAGTAGGAGCAGAAGTCGTAGTAGGAGTCCGCGTTACGGACTGGGCTCGGGAGGCGGCGGTGGTTACGGCGGAGGCGGCGGGTACGGTGGAGGCGGTGGCTACGGCGGAGGCGGCGGTGGCGGCCGCCGGAACAATCCCGGCGCTAATTTGCGCAAACCAAAATGGGATTTAAATCGTTTGAAACCCTTCAAGAAGGACTTTTATGTTCCGCATAACGACGTCGAAAACCGATCTGAATCGGAAGTAGAGGCATGGAGGAGTGAAAATGAGATAACACTGAAAGGTCGTAATATCCCAAAACCAACGCTAACATTTGATGAAGCAGGATTCCCAGATTATGTTATGGATGAAATAGATAAAATGGGATTCTCTAAACCAACGCCCATTCAAGCTCAGGGGTGGCCTATTGCTCTAAGTGGTTGTGACATGGTTGGGATTGCCTCAACAGGTTCCGGAAAAACACTGTCATATATTTTACCTGCTATAGTTCACATCAATAATCAGCCTAAATCTAGCAGAGGTGATGGCCCCATAGCTTTAGTGTTAGCCCCTACTCGAGAACTCGCACAGCAGATTCAAGAGGTGTGTGACAAGTTTGCAAACACATCCAAAATCCACAACACTTGTTTATTTGGTGGAGCTCCTAAGGGGCCCCAAGCACGAGACCTAGATGCTGGTGTTGAAATTGTTATTGCTACCCCAGGACGCTTGCTTGATTTTCTTGAGAGTGCAAGAACTAATTTAAAGAGGTGTACTTATTTAGTCCTTGATGAAGCAGACCGAATGTTAGACATGGGTTTCGAGCCtcaaataagaaaaattatcGAACAAATCAGACCTGACAGACAAACACTTATGTGGTCTGCAACCTGGCCTAGGGAAGTACAAACTTTGGCATCTGAGTTCCTAAAAGATTATCTTCAGATCAATGTTGGATCTCTGTCATTGGCAGCTAACCACAATATCCTTCAAATTATTGATGTCTGTATGGAATATGAAAAAGAGACTAAATTAAGTACTCTACTTAAAGAAATAATGgctgaaaaagaaaataaaaccataATATTCATAGAGACCAAGCGAAGGGTTGATGACATAACCAGAAAAATGAAACGGGATGG GTGGCCTGCTGTTTGTATCCATGGTGACAAATCTCAAAGTGAGCGAGACTGGGTTCTGCAAG ATTTTCGAAGTGGTAAAGCTCCCATTCTGGTAGCTACAGATGTTGCCGCGCGAGGTTTAG ATGTTGATGATGTAAAGTTCGTTATAAACTTCGACTATCCTAGCAACTCTGAGGACTACGTGCATCGTATAGGACGAACAGGACGAACAAATAAGACGGGAACTGCTTACACATTCTTTACACCATCGAACGCGGCGAAAGCAGGCGATCTTGTCTCCGTACTGAAGGAAGCCAAACAAGTCGTTAATCCGAAATTACAGGAGCTAGCAGAACGTGGGGGCGGAGGTGGTCGAC GTCACCGTGGGCGTGGAGGCAGATATAGGCGCGGAGGGCGGCGCTCCCGCTCCCGTACGCGGTCGCGATCTCGCGACCGCCGGCGTCGTTCGCGCTCTCGCTCCCGGGATCGCCGCAGGCGCCGCCACAGTTCGTCGCGTTCGTCGCGTAGCAAATCCTCAAGATCGTCCAGAAGTCGTTCGCGatcccgctcccgctcccgaAGCCGCTCTCGCTCAGGCAAGTGCAGCCCACACAAGGACGCCGCTGGCGCTGGCCCGCAGCCCGCGCCTCAAGCTCTGCTGCCGACGCCGAAACCTCTCCTCCCCACTCCCATTGGGCCGCAGCTGCCACCTCAGCAAGCTGAGAAACCCAACAGCAAAGGCCCTTCGACTCCTCCCGTTCGCAAAAATGAATCTCAAACTACTAGTGAATTTATGAATGCGAATAATGGTAACGCCGAGTACATGCAGCAGATGCAGATGCAGTCGAACCAAGTGCCACCTTTAATGGGCATCAATCCTATGAATATGTGTCTTCCTCCTATGAATGGTCAAGGGTTTGTCATGCCCCCCTTTTTCCCTCCCGAACAGTATGGCATGATGATGTCTCAGTTCCCTCCCGGCTCCATGCTCCCTGGTAACTGGGGCGCACCTCCGCCTCCGCCACCTCCACCTCCACCCTCAAATGGCCCCTCGGCTGGCAGCGCTTACGACAACTTTAATTACGCACAACGTGGCTCGGGAGAAAGCAACCTCGAGTCAGATTCCAGGAAGCGAGCGGGTCGCAAAGGCGGCCCCGTCAGCTTGGAGTCGCTCGGCGCGCGCACCGCTCCCGGCTCGGAGCCGCTCGGCGCGCGCCCCGGTGCCGGCGGCCTGGGCTCAGGCGGAGGTCTGGGCTCCGACGGCGCTGGCGAGGCGCGTGCCCGGGGAGGCCGCGATAGACCTCGGCGTCGCGGAAGAGGACGAGATAACGACGATTATAACTCTGAATCTTCGGGCTTCGGCGGTCTCGGTTCGGCTGATGCCGATTACGCGGGATCCGGCGGCCTCGGCGGGGGCCCGGGTCCCGACCTCGGCTACGGTCACGCCTCTGGCGGTCTCGAAGTACCTCATGGGAGCCTATTGCCGCGCATGCTCCCTCAGAATGGTGGCGAGTTCATTGGGCCTCAAGCGAACTTTACAGCATTTGGGTCATATGGACAGAAATCAAACAGAAGACAACAGAACAACCAAAATAGTGATACATACAATGAAGGTGGTTATAATAATAGTCTAGAATACGGCCCTCAAAGTATGGGCCCTGGTAGACCACCAGGTTTTGGTATGTTACAAAATCAGAATGGTGCGAGCAATGCGCTGGCAGGTGGCTCCATGGGGTACAATAACGACCGTCAGAGGAATCGCCAACGACGATGA
- the LOC141426467 gene encoding probable ATP-dependent RNA helicase DDX17 isoform X2, which produces MGRGRDRSRDRRRSRSRSRSRSRSRSPRYGLGSGGGGGYGGGGGYGGGGGYGGGGGGGRRNNPGANLRKPKWDLNRLKPFKKDFYVPHNDVENRSESEVEAWRSENEITLKGRNIPKPTLTFDEAGFPDYVMDEIDKMGFSKPTPIQAQGWPIALSGCDMVGIASTGSGKTLSYILPAIVHINNQPKSSRGDGPIALVLAPTRELAQQIQEVCDKFANTSKIHNTCLFGGAPKGPQARDLDAGVEIVIATPGRLLDFLESARTNLKRCTYLVLDEADRMLDMGFEPQIRKIIEQIRPDRQTLMWSATWPREVQTLASEFLKDYLQINVGSLSLAANHNILQIIDVCMEYEKETKLSTLLKEIMAEKENKTIIFIETKRRVDDITRKMKRDGWPAVCIHGDKSQSERDWVLQDFRSGKAPILVATDVAARGLDVDDVKFVINFDYPSNSEDYVHRIGRTGRTNKTGTAYTFFTPSNAAKAGDLVSVLKEAKQVVNPKLQELAERGGGGGRRHRGRGGRYRRGGRRSRSRTRSRSRDRRRRSRSRSRDRRRRRHSSSRSSRSKSSRSSRSRSRSRSRSRSRSRSENGHNGDSRRRRRR; this is translated from the exons ATGGGCCGAGGAAG GGATCGTAGTCGTGACAGGCGTCGCTCTAGATCTAGAAGTAGGAGCAGAAGTCGTAGTAGGAGTCCGCGTTACGGACTGGGCTCGGGAGGCGGCGGTGGTTACGGCGGAGGCGGCGGGTACGGTGGAGGCGGTGGCTACGGCGGAGGCGGCGGTGGCGGCCGCCGGAACAATCCCGGCGCTAATTTGCGCAAACCAAAATGGGATTTAAATCGTTTGAAACCCTTCAAGAAGGACTTTTATGTTCCGCATAACGACGTCGAAAACCGATCTGAATCGGAAGTAGAGGCATGGAGGAGTGAAAATGAGATAACACTGAAAGGTCGTAATATCCCAAAACCAACGCTAACATTTGATGAAGCAGGATTCCCAGATTATGTTATGGATGAAATAGATAAAATGGGATTCTCTAAACCAACGCCCATTCAAGCTCAGGGGTGGCCTATTGCTCTAAGTGGTTGTGACATGGTTGGGATTGCCTCAACAGGTTCCGGAAAAACACTGTCATATATTTTACCTGCTATAGTTCACATCAATAATCAGCCTAAATCTAGCAGAGGTGATGGCCCCATAGCTTTAGTGTTAGCCCCTACTCGAGAACTCGCACAGCAGATTCAAGAGGTGTGTGACAAGTTTGCAAACACATCCAAAATCCACAACACTTGTTTATTTGGTGGAGCTCCTAAGGGGCCCCAAGCACGAGACCTAGATGCTGGTGTTGAAATTGTTATTGCTACCCCAGGACGCTTGCTTGATTTTCTTGAGAGTGCAAGAACTAATTTAAAGAGGTGTACTTATTTAGTCCTTGATGAAGCAGACCGAATGTTAGACATGGGTTTCGAGCCtcaaataagaaaaattatcGAACAAATCAGACCTGACAGACAAACACTTATGTGGTCTGCAACCTGGCCTAGGGAAGTACAAACTTTGGCATCTGAGTTCCTAAAAGATTATCTTCAGATCAATGTTGGATCTCTGTCATTGGCAGCTAACCACAATATCCTTCAAATTATTGATGTCTGTATGGAATATGAAAAAGAGACTAAATTAAGTACTCTACTTAAAGAAATAATGgctgaaaaagaaaataaaaccataATATTCATAGAGACCAAGCGAAGGGTTGATGACATAACCAGAAAAATGAAACGGGATGG GTGGCCTGCTGTTTGTATCCATGGTGACAAATCTCAAAGTGAGCGAGACTGGGTTCTGCAAG ATTTTCGAAGTGGTAAAGCTCCCATTCTGGTAGCTACAGATGTTGCCGCGCGAGGTTTAG ATGTTGATGATGTAAAGTTCGTTATAAACTTCGACTATCCTAGCAACTCTGAGGACTACGTGCATCGTATAGGACGAACAGGACGAACAAATAAGACGGGAACTGCTTACACATTCTTTACACCATCGAACGCGGCGAAAGCAGGCGATCTTGTCTCCGTACTGAAGGAAGCCAAACAAGTCGTTAATCCGAAATTACAGGAGCTAGCAGAACGTGGGGGCGGAGGTGGTCGAC GTCACCGTGGGCGTGGAGGCAGATATAGGCGCGGAGGGCGGCGCTCCCGCTCCCGTACGCGGTCGCGATCTCGCGACCGCCGGCGTCGTTCGCGCTCTCGCTCCCGGGATCGCCGCAGGCGCCGCCACAGTTCGTCGCGTTCGTCGCGTAGCAAATCCTCAAGATCGTCCAGAAGTCGTTCGCGatcccgctcccgctcccgaAGCCGCTCTCGCTCAG AAAACGGACATAACGGAGACTCTCGGCGACGCAGAAGAAGATAA
- the LOC141426468 gene encoding uncharacterized protein isoform X1, whose amino-acid sequence MELDVSPTNVVDNDMEYSDNSSESKYLSCSINEQYSVVRIPDDSEVTETKSSKHSSRKQSKRRKKSSSHSRPLPRIIVKPLPPPPPPETREWMAASSYTETNTNSSKLSTMREVLASIPGFCLKPRKRSGKKLSTAAQLQQTREGCIDLETPDSILVNTNIRALLNKHTFSLLPPLYQYKLGQLLPSVDRPSPSGRLSSSSLNNEFFARACLEWQESLSGGEFTPENQQRMKSEAEKEKSRIDPWKLKHFEPFWGEKSRREKTALNLNSERPSLKTTIKLRPTASITSTSTVPKIKKSKSSSNSKRMRSVGAVTRSSAKADEITEDSTIVNTKSSAPVPDLLPLKHGKNHNRGYVECQVDLNFSDSSSTQRLDDSIPTTPVDPLLLPDAEPERSEIKQEIDINVVTIEESIASKESETSKTESERFFSESTKRLSEDNENCSIAKRIRFEENEVLGYLGFLAQTGEGSGSNNCSDIETNDPNDQICPSDEHTYPEQDQGDTNSEDSKATASVYEYDERSVSSLSSLKIDNSVSNIAAVEEAIVNNDTLPCENSTTEMEPSPNNNKEDDKNSSDTVSRHEFDPEQFPDAKNVSNFNIASPQNTLTIDVKKETPYLNTNQDIENQNVQAADPSNIKENEESCVKFDKIRPSENIVQNYYDEHFKDAESFILETGGLSILTSQSEDVKYASHPNLMELSSYMSETNVTAVVTMPMPQNSSIPIMEVTNTSMVSYPDDNMQDPAKPKTSAVSWKTENNLTNDVITLHNFSNTNIESTKYLNEDSKTSMEDTNMNDDNCMYKEDRDANFNMESSNSSESCQSMKDASVKQELDPATSLVSSTTITNTSINSTTVTQIIRPSGKKSKSGKDSNRSRSSNKVPPGAVNLERSYQICQAVIQNSPNRDALRGQLRPPPALLTRPTRAPRPPPPPPLPPPPMLLRQLPVSVMPHNENLQLNENRSNNVGQYILVQRPPSVAPRASSAPPANQNTNVSVTRCRSVGADDACVCNLRAMILCKKCGAFCHDDCIGSAELCLTCLIR is encoded by the exons ATGGAACTAGACGTGTCGCCTACAAATGTCGTCGACAACGACATGGAGTATTCCGACAATTCGTCAGAGAGTAAATACCTGTCGTGTAGTATCAACGAACAATATTCCGTCGTACGCATTCCAGATGACAGTGAGGTAACTGAAACGAAATCTAGCAAGCACTCCTCAAGAAAGCAATCTAAAAGGAGAAAAAAAAGCTCAAGCCATTCAAGGCCCTTACCAAGGATAATAGTAAAGCCCTTACCTCCTCCGCCGCCCCCTGAGACCCGAGAGTGGATGGCAGCTTCGTCTTACACAGAGACCAACACAAATTCATCCAAACTGTCAACAATGCGTGAGGTACTGGCTAGTATACCAGGATTTTGTCTCAAACCTCGTAAACGCAGCGGAAAGAAACTTTCCACTGCTGCTCAACTGCAGCAAACACGAGAAGGCTGTATAGATTTAGAAACCCCTGACTCAATTCTAGTTAACACTAACATAAGAGCTCTACTGAACAAACACACATTCTCCTTACTTCCACCATTGTACCAGTACAAGCTTGGGCAATTGCTTCCTAGTGTGGACCGCCCCAGTCCTTCAGGGCGTTTGAGTTCTTCTAGTCTTAACAATGAATTCTTTGCCCGAGCCTGCTTAGAATGGCAGGAGAGCCTATCAGGAGGGGAATTCACTCCAGAGAATCAACAGAGAATGAAATCTGAAGCTGAGAAAGAGAAAAGCAGAATAGATCCGTGGAAGTTAAAACATTTTGAACCTTTCTGGGGAGAAAAATCCAGACGAGAAAAAACTGCTCTTAACCTGAACTCTGAAAGGCCATCATTAAAAACAACTATTAAGCTAAGACCTACAGCTTCAATCACCAGCACTAGTACTGTTCCAAAGATAAAAAAGAGTAAATCATCAAGCAATAGCAAAAGAATGCGTTCTGTTGGGGCAGTCACCAGGTCTTCAGCTAAAGCTGATGAAATTACAGAGGATTCAACGATTGTGAACACTAAATCATCAGCACCTGTTCCAGACTTGCTGCCTCTAAAACATGGTAAGAACCACAACAGGGGATATGTGGAATGTCAGGTtgacttaaatttttctgattCTTCATCAACACAGCGGTTAGATGACTCAATTCCTACAACACCTGTTGACCCTCTTCTCTTGCCAGATGCAGAACCAGAGAGAAGTGAAATTAAACAAGAAATAGATATAAATGTGGTTACAATTGAAGAATCAATTGCCTCTAAAGAAAGTGAAACAAGTAAAACAGAATCAGAACGATTTTTCTCTGAGAGTACTAAAAGACTAAGTGAAGACAATGAGAATTGTAGCATAGCTAAGAGAATTAGGTTTGAAGAGAATGAAGTGTTAGGTTACTTAGGTTTTTTAGCACAGACTGGTGAAGGATCTGGAAGCAACAATTGTTCTGATATAGAAACAAATGATCCTAATGATCAGATTTGTCCAAGTGATGAACACACTTACCCAGAACAAGACCAAGGAGACACCAACAGTGAAGACAGTAAGGCTACAGCCTCGGTGTATGAGTATGATGAAAGAAGTGTATCTTCATTGTCAAGTTTGAAAATTGATAACAGTGTAAGTAATATTGCTGCTGTAGAAGAAGCTATAGTCAATAATGATACTCTACCATGTGAGAATTCAACAACAGAAATGGAACCAAgtccaaataataataaagaggaTGATAAAAACTCTTCTGATACTGTCTCACGACATGAGTTTGATCCAGAACAGTTTCCAGATGCAAAAAATGTTTCCAACTTTAATATTGCTTCCCCTCAAAATACTTTGACAATAGATGTAAAGAAAGAAACACCATATCTTAATACTAATCAAGATATTGAAAACCAGAATGTTCAGGCAGCTGATCCTTCCAATATCAAGGAAAATGAAGAAAGTTGTGTGAAATTTGATAAGATTAGGCCCTCTGAAAATATTGTTCAAAATTACTATGATGAACATTTCAAGGATGCAGAGTCTTTTATTTTGGAAACAGGAGGACTTTCAATACTGACATCTC aaagtgAAGATGTAAAATATGCATCACATCCAAACTTAATGGAACTATCATCATACATGAGTGAAACAA ATGTTACTGCAGTTGTCACCATGCCTATGCCCCAGAATTCATCAATACCCATAATGGAAGTTACTAACACATCA ATGGTGTCTTACCCAGATGATAACATGCAGGATCCAGCAAAACCAAAAACATCAGCAGTATCATGGAAAACTGAGAACAACTTAACAAATGATGTTATAACATTACACAACTTCTCAAACACAAATATAGAAAGCACAAAGTATCTTAATGAAGATTCTAAAACCAGCATGGAAGACACAAATATGAACGATGACAACTGCATGTATAAAGAAGATAGAGATGCTAATTTTAATATGGAGTCATCTAACTCTTCTGAAAGTTGCCAGTCTATGAAGGATGCTTCTGTAAAGCAAGAGCTTGATCCTGCGACTAGTCTTGTGTCTAGTACTACAATAACTAACACATCTATTAACTCTACAACCGTAACTCAAATCATTAGGCCTTCAGGGAAAAAATCCAAGTCCGGAAAAGACTCCAACAG AAGCCGCAGTTCAAACAAAGTGCCACCAGGTGCAGTGAATCTCGAGCGAAGCTATCAGATCTGCCAGGCGGTGATCCAGAACAGCCCGAACCGGGACGCGCTGCGGGGCCAGCTGCGGCCGCCGCCAGCGCTGCTGACGCGGccgacgcgcgcgccgcgcccgcccccgccgccgcctctgccgccgccgccgatgcTGCTGAGACAACTACCGGTCTCGGTTATGCCACATAATGAG AATCTGCAGTTAAACGAGAATAGAAGTAACAATGTGGGACAATACATTTTGGTGCAACGGCCACCGAGCGTAGCCCCAAGGGCCTCCAGTGCTCCACCAGCTAACCAAAACACGAACGTT AGTGTGACACGGTGCCGCAGCGTGGGCGCGGACGACGCGTGCGTGTGCAATCTGCGCGCCATGATCCTGTGCAAGAAGTGCGGCGCGTTCTGCCACGACGACTGCATCGGGTCGGCCGAGCTCTGCCTCACCTGCCTCATCCGCTGA
- the LOC141426468 gene encoding uncharacterized protein isoform X2 → MELDVSPTNVVDNDMEYSDNSSESKYLSCSINEQYSVVRIPDDSEVTETKSSKHSSRKQSKRRKKSSSHSRPLPRIIVKPLPPPPPPETREWMAASSYTETNTNSSKLSTMREVLASIPGFCLKPRKRSGKKLSTAAQLQQTREGCIDLETPDSILVNTNIRALLNKHTFSLLPPLYQYKLGQLLPSVDRPSPSGRLSSSSLNNEFFARACLEWQESLSGGEFTPENQQRMKSEAEKEKSRIDPWKLKHFEPFWGEKSRREKTALNLNSERPSLKTTIKLRPTASITSTSTVPKIKKSKSSSNSKRMRSVGAVTRSSAKADEITEDSTIVNTKSSAPVPDLLPLKHDAEPERSEIKQEIDINVVTIEESIASKESETSKTESERFFSESTKRLSEDNENCSIAKRIRFEENEVLGYLGFLAQTGEGSGSNNCSDIETNDPNDQICPSDEHTYPEQDQGDTNSEDSKATASVYEYDERSVSSLSSLKIDNSVSNIAAVEEAIVNNDTLPCENSTTEMEPSPNNNKEDDKNSSDTVSRHEFDPEQFPDAKNVSNFNIASPQNTLTIDVKKETPYLNTNQDIENQNVQAADPSNIKENEESCVKFDKIRPSENIVQNYYDEHFKDAESFILETGGLSILTSQSEDVKYASHPNLMELSSYMSETNVTAVVTMPMPQNSSIPIMEVTNTSMVSYPDDNMQDPAKPKTSAVSWKTENNLTNDVITLHNFSNTNIESTKYLNEDSKTSMEDTNMNDDNCMYKEDRDANFNMESSNSSESCQSMKDASVKQELDPATSLVSSTTITNTSINSTTVTQIIRPSGKKSKSGKDSNRSRSSNKVPPGAVNLERSYQICQAVIQNSPNRDALRGQLRPPPALLTRPTRAPRPPPPPPLPPPPMLLRQLPVSVMPHNENLQLNENRSNNVGQYILVQRPPSVAPRASSAPPANQNTNVSVTRCRSVGADDACVCNLRAMILCKKCGAFCHDDCIGSAELCLTCLIR, encoded by the exons ATGGAACTAGACGTGTCGCCTACAAATGTCGTCGACAACGACATGGAGTATTCCGACAATTCGTCAGAGAGTAAATACCTGTCGTGTAGTATCAACGAACAATATTCCGTCGTACGCATTCCAGATGACAGTGAGGTAACTGAAACGAAATCTAGCAAGCACTCCTCAAGAAAGCAATCTAAAAGGAGAAAAAAAAGCTCAAGCCATTCAAGGCCCTTACCAAGGATAATAGTAAAGCCCTTACCTCCTCCGCCGCCCCCTGAGACCCGAGAGTGGATGGCAGCTTCGTCTTACACAGAGACCAACACAAATTCATCCAAACTGTCAACAATGCGTGAGGTACTGGCTAGTATACCAGGATTTTGTCTCAAACCTCGTAAACGCAGCGGAAAGAAACTTTCCACTGCTGCTCAACTGCAGCAAACACGAGAAGGCTGTATAGATTTAGAAACCCCTGACTCAATTCTAGTTAACACTAACATAAGAGCTCTACTGAACAAACACACATTCTCCTTACTTCCACCATTGTACCAGTACAAGCTTGGGCAATTGCTTCCTAGTGTGGACCGCCCCAGTCCTTCAGGGCGTTTGAGTTCTTCTAGTCTTAACAATGAATTCTTTGCCCGAGCCTGCTTAGAATGGCAGGAGAGCCTATCAGGAGGGGAATTCACTCCAGAGAATCAACAGAGAATGAAATCTGAAGCTGAGAAAGAGAAAAGCAGAATAGATCCGTGGAAGTTAAAACATTTTGAACCTTTCTGGGGAGAAAAATCCAGACGAGAAAAAACTGCTCTTAACCTGAACTCTGAAAGGCCATCATTAAAAACAACTATTAAGCTAAGACCTACAGCTTCAATCACCAGCACTAGTACTGTTCCAAAGATAAAAAAGAGTAAATCATCAAGCAATAGCAAAAGAATGCGTTCTGTTGGGGCAGTCACCAGGTCTTCAGCTAAAGCTGATGAAATTACAGAGGATTCAACGATTGTGAACACTAAATCATCAGCACCTGTTCCAGACTTGCTGCCTCTAAAACATG ATGCAGAACCAGAGAGAAGTGAAATTAAACAAGAAATAGATATAAATGTGGTTACAATTGAAGAATCAATTGCCTCTAAAGAAAGTGAAACAAGTAAAACAGAATCAGAACGATTTTTCTCTGAGAGTACTAAAAGACTAAGTGAAGACAATGAGAATTGTAGCATAGCTAAGAGAATTAGGTTTGAAGAGAATGAAGTGTTAGGTTACTTAGGTTTTTTAGCACAGACTGGTGAAGGATCTGGAAGCAACAATTGTTCTGATATAGAAACAAATGATCCTAATGATCAGATTTGTCCAAGTGATGAACACACTTACCCAGAACAAGACCAAGGAGACACCAACAGTGAAGACAGTAAGGCTACAGCCTCGGTGTATGAGTATGATGAAAGAAGTGTATCTTCATTGTCAAGTTTGAAAATTGATAACAGTGTAAGTAATATTGCTGCTGTAGAAGAAGCTATAGTCAATAATGATACTCTACCATGTGAGAATTCAACAACAGAAATGGAACCAAgtccaaataataataaagaggaTGATAAAAACTCTTCTGATACTGTCTCACGACATGAGTTTGATCCAGAACAGTTTCCAGATGCAAAAAATGTTTCCAACTTTAATATTGCTTCCCCTCAAAATACTTTGACAATAGATGTAAAGAAAGAAACACCATATCTTAATACTAATCAAGATATTGAAAACCAGAATGTTCAGGCAGCTGATCCTTCCAATATCAAGGAAAATGAAGAAAGTTGTGTGAAATTTGATAAGATTAGGCCCTCTGAAAATATTGTTCAAAATTACTATGATGAACATTTCAAGGATGCAGAGTCTTTTATTTTGGAAACAGGAGGACTTTCAATACTGACATCTC aaagtgAAGATGTAAAATATGCATCACATCCAAACTTAATGGAACTATCATCATACATGAGTGAAACAA ATGTTACTGCAGTTGTCACCATGCCTATGCCCCAGAATTCATCAATACCCATAATGGAAGTTACTAACACATCA ATGGTGTCTTACCCAGATGATAACATGCAGGATCCAGCAAAACCAAAAACATCAGCAGTATCATGGAAAACTGAGAACAACTTAACAAATGATGTTATAACATTACACAACTTCTCAAACACAAATATAGAAAGCACAAAGTATCTTAATGAAGATTCTAAAACCAGCATGGAAGACACAAATATGAACGATGACAACTGCATGTATAAAGAAGATAGAGATGCTAATTTTAATATGGAGTCATCTAACTCTTCTGAAAGTTGCCAGTCTATGAAGGATGCTTCTGTAAAGCAAGAGCTTGATCCTGCGACTAGTCTTGTGTCTAGTACTACAATAACTAACACATCTATTAACTCTACAACCGTAACTCAAATCATTAGGCCTTCAGGGAAAAAATCCAAGTCCGGAAAAGACTCCAACAG AAGCCGCAGTTCAAACAAAGTGCCACCAGGTGCAGTGAATCTCGAGCGAAGCTATCAGATCTGCCAGGCGGTGATCCAGAACAGCCCGAACCGGGACGCGCTGCGGGGCCAGCTGCGGCCGCCGCCAGCGCTGCTGACGCGGccgacgcgcgcgccgcgcccgcccccgccgccgcctctgccgccgccgccgatgcTGCTGAGACAACTACCGGTCTCGGTTATGCCACATAATGAG AATCTGCAGTTAAACGAGAATAGAAGTAACAATGTGGGACAATACATTTTGGTGCAACGGCCACCGAGCGTAGCCCCAAGGGCCTCCAGTGCTCCACCAGCTAACCAAAACACGAACGTT AGTGTGACACGGTGCCGCAGCGTGGGCGCGGACGACGCGTGCGTGTGCAATCTGCGCGCCATGATCCTGTGCAAGAAGTGCGGCGCGTTCTGCCACGACGACTGCATCGGGTCGGCCGAGCTCTGCCTCACCTGCCTCATCCGCTGA